In the genome of Verrucomicrobiia bacterium, one region contains:
- a CDS encoding DUF6714 family protein: MALKPTIEAAFKDVPYPGDNNITRCPYHCSECRRIAEFFKGKTWQGHTIEELRKYHVALSLFTPEAFHYFLPAFMLVSMVGHERGDVIPDAIRFHFEYSHEVQGHFAVRMSKLSADQREAIIDYLVLMERQGAGSSEHAIDMLSEESSFV, encoded by the coding sequence ATGGCACTAAAACCAACCATCGAAGCGGCCTTCAAAGACGTTCCTTATCCCGGCGATAATAATATCACCCGGTGTCCTTATCATTGCTCCGAATGCCGGCGCATTGCCGAATTTTTCAAAGGCAAAACCTGGCAGGGCCATACGATCGAAGAGTTGCGCAAATACCACGTCGCGCTCAGCCTCTTTACCCCCGAAGCGTTCCATTATTTTCTCCCCGCGTTCATGCTCGTCTCGATGGTCGGTCACGAACGCGGCGATGTGATCCCCGATGCCATCCGTTTTCACTTTGAATATTCCCATGAAGTGCAAGGCCACTTCGCCGTGCGCATGAGCAAATTGTCCGCGGACCAGCGTGAAGCTATCATTGACTATCTCGTCCTCATGGAACGCCAGGGCGCGGGTTCTTCCGAACACGC